Proteins found in one Subtercola endophyticus genomic segment:
- a CDS encoding YeiH family protein — translation MALGAPRWLPGVAVAGLATLVAFSLHLLVPAIPLLTAAVGLGMLVGQIPATQRLLDTVLKPGIAVAARRLLRIGIVLLGLKLSLFDIAGLGWATIVVIVLIVGITFAATLGLGKLLRLPGTQPILIAAGFSICGASAVGAMSAVTRSKDEDQATPIALVTLCGTLAIFILPALRLPLGLDAEQFGLWVGLSVHDVGQVVATATIVGPTALAVAVVVKLTRVLTLAPMVAIVGLIERGRDRRADRVEVAAAAKPNTADGTTTGATATDATATPPRARRPAIVPLFIAGFLAAVVLRTFVPLPDELLSLADTLQTTLLAMALFALGSNIRFATLARTGWRALIVGLTSWALIATMSLGAVAILT, via the coding sequence GTGGCGCTAGGAGCGCCGCGCTGGCTGCCGGGCGTCGCCGTGGCCGGCCTCGCCACGCTCGTCGCCTTCAGCCTGCACCTTCTCGTCCCCGCCATCCCGTTGCTCACCGCAGCCGTCGGGCTCGGGATGCTCGTGGGGCAGATCCCCGCAACTCAGCGCCTGCTCGATACCGTCTTGAAGCCCGGCATCGCCGTCGCCGCGCGCCGGCTGCTACGTATCGGCATCGTGCTGCTCGGCCTGAAGCTCTCGCTCTTCGACATTGCGGGGCTCGGCTGGGCCACGATTGTGGTCATTGTGCTCATCGTGGGCATTACGTTCGCGGCAACGCTGGGCCTCGGCAAGCTGCTGCGCCTTCCCGGCACACAGCCGATACTCATCGCGGCCGGCTTCTCGATCTGCGGGGCCTCCGCGGTAGGCGCGATGAGCGCCGTCACCCGCAGCAAAGACGAAGACCAGGCCACGCCGATCGCTCTCGTGACGCTGTGCGGAACGCTGGCCATCTTCATCCTGCCCGCCCTGCGCCTACCGCTCGGACTCGACGCCGAACAGTTCGGGCTGTGGGTCGGGCTCAGCGTGCACGACGTGGGTCAGGTCGTGGCGACAGCCACGATCGTCGGGCCCACCGCTCTCGCCGTCGCGGTGGTGGTGAAGCTGACCCGAGTGCTCACGCTGGCGCCGATGGTGGCGATCGTGGGCCTCATCGAGCGTGGCCGTGACCGCCGCGCCGACCGCGTGGAGGTGGCCGCTGCGGCGAAACCCAACACCGCGGACGGCACCACCACGGGCGCCACCGCGACGGACGCAACCGCCACCCCGCCGCGCGCCAGGCGCCCCGCCATCGTGCCGCTCTTCATCGCGGGATTCCTCGCTGCGGTGGTACTGCGCACCTTCGTTCCGCTGCCCGACGAGCTGCTCTCGCTCGCCGACACGCTGCAGACCACGCTGCTGGCGATGGCGCTGTTCGCGCTGGGGTCGAACATCCGGTTCGCCACGCTCGCCCGCACCGGCTGGCGCGCCCTCATCGTG
- a CDS encoding dolichyl-phosphate-mannose--protein mannosyltransferase — MSPATDSEPPVPAPDSDSSGAPGVDTLPWSITPEDAAAAAESAAGSTTARADRTAALRAAIDPDYDYREPLGSRLDRWWTRLMYTPGRQRLWRWGGPIAVTLLAAVLRLYDLGNPQSLVFDETFYVKDAWSLLHLGYEGSWPSGVDPSFAAGNVNQFTTAPGYVVHPPLGKWIIAMGEAVFGAQNAFGWRISVAVCGILAVLLISLIGTKLFKSTLLGTIAGFLFAIDGHAIVMSRVGILDGILMLFLLLGFGAVLLDREWHLRRLAAWVARREDEGREPTWGPTLWWRPWLMAAAVAFGLASAVKWSGLYFLVAFVLYAVLVDALARRRAGIPFWLSASILKQGVATVILTVPLYLASYLVTWTGWFVTNGGYYRNWAQTDGKPWTGSLSWVPLVIQNFWHFEVSVYNFNVNEHDPHPYAANPLTWLFMIRPTQMYVGTFNDGTGNCGAQTCYANITSVGNAAIWWAATAAIFYLVYRLIRKREWQVGLILMGMVAGYLPWLLYINRTIFQFYTIAFEPYMILGLVFVIGLALGKRTDPPRKRARALWIVGAYLLLAVLVTVFFYPVWTAQPIPGWLLTLHYWLPSWR; from the coding sequence GTGAGCCCAGCGACCGACTCAGAACCGCCCGTGCCGGCGCCCGATAGCGACTCTTCCGGCGCGCCCGGCGTCGATACGCTGCCCTGGAGCATCACGCCCGAAGACGCCGCAGCGGCGGCCGAGTCCGCGGCGGGCTCCACCACCGCTCGCGCCGACCGCACCGCCGCACTGCGGGCCGCGATCGATCCCGACTACGACTACCGCGAACCGCTCGGCAGCCGCCTCGACCGATGGTGGACCCGGCTGATGTACACCCCCGGCCGCCAACGACTCTGGCGCTGGGGCGGGCCCATCGCGGTGACCCTGCTCGCGGCCGTGCTGCGTTTGTACGACCTCGGCAACCCGCAGAGCCTCGTGTTCGACGAGACCTTCTACGTCAAAGACGCCTGGTCGCTGCTGCACCTGGGCTACGAGGGCAGCTGGCCGTCGGGCGTCGATCCCTCGTTTGCGGCCGGAAACGTGAATCAGTTCACCACCGCGCCGGGCTACGTCGTGCATCCGCCCCTCGGCAAGTGGATCATCGCCATGGGCGAGGCCGTCTTCGGCGCCCAGAACGCTTTCGGCTGGCGCATCTCGGTGGCGGTCTGCGGCATTCTCGCCGTGCTGCTGATCTCGCTGATCGGCACAAAGCTCTTCAAGTCGACGCTGCTCGGCACCATCGCGGGCTTCTTGTTCGCCATCGACGGTCACGCCATCGTGATGAGCCGGGTAGGCATTCTCGACGGCATTCTGATGCTGTTCCTGCTGCTCGGCTTCGGCGCGGTGCTGCTCGACCGCGAGTGGCATCTGCGGCGCCTGGCGGCCTGGGTCGCCCGGCGCGAAGACGAGGGCAGGGAGCCCACCTGGGGTCCGACCCTGTGGTGGCGGCCGTGGCTCATGGCGGCGGCCGTGGCGTTCGGCCTCGCCAGCGCGGTGAAGTGGTCCGGGCTGTACTTTCTCGTGGCCTTCGTGCTGTACGCGGTGCTGGTGGATGCCCTGGCCCGCCGCCGCGCGGGCATTCCGTTCTGGCTCAGCGCTTCGATCTTGAAGCAGGGAGTGGCCACGGTCATCCTCACTGTTCCGCTGTATCTGGCGAGCTACCTCGTCACCTGGACCGGCTGGTTCGTCACCAACGGCGGCTACTACCGAAACTGGGCGCAGACCGACGGAAAGCCGTGGACGGGGTCGCTCTCATGGGTGCCGCTGGTCATCCAGAACTTCTGGCACTTCGAGGTGTCGGTGTACAACTTCAACGTCAACGAGCACGACCCGCACCCGTATGCGGCGAATCCGCTGACCTGGCTGTTCATGATCCGGCCGACGCAGATGTACGTGGGCACGTTCAACGACGGCACCGGCAACTGCGGCGCGCAGACCTGCTACGCGAACATCACCTCGGTCGGCAACGCGGCCATCTGGTGGGCAGCGACCGCAGCCATTTTCTACCTGGTGTACCGGCTGATCAGAAAGCGCGAATGGCAGGTCGGGCTCATCTTGATGGGCATGGTCGCGGGGTATCTCCCGTGGCTGCTGTACATCAACCGCACGATTTTCCAGTTCTATACGATCGCGTTCGAGCCGTACATGATTCTCGGGCTGGTGTTCGTGATCGGGCTCGCGCTCGGTAAACGAACGGATCCGCCCCGAAAACGGGCGAGAGCTCTGTGGATCGTGGGCGCCTACCTGTTGCTCGCGGTGCTCGTCACCGTGTTCTTCTACCCCGTCTGGACCGCCCAGCCCATCCCCGGCTGGCTGCTCACCCTGCACTACTGGCTGCCTTCGTGGCGCTAG
- the rsmI gene encoding 16S rRNA (cytidine(1402)-2'-O)-methyltransferase, whose product MIILAATPIGNLKDASVRLIETLEAAEVVAAEDTRVTAKLLRALGVENRPRLIALHDHNEREKSAELVELARTTDLVVLSDAGMPTVSDPGFHLVQAAVAAGVDVTIIPGPSAVVSALAVSGLPTDRFTFEGFLPRKQGDRMTVLTDLVRERRTMVFFESPNRLAASLADIAAALGDDRRVAVCRELTKLYEEVKRGGAASLVRWAEAGVKGEIVLVVAGAEPLEVTLATGLAQVLELVADGSRLKDASAAIAEATGLSRRDLYEAALQSRATSAAPARPTRPAAP is encoded by the coding sequence ATGATCATCCTTGCGGCCACCCCCATCGGCAACCTCAAGGATGCGTCGGTGCGCCTGATCGAGACGCTTGAGGCCGCCGAGGTGGTCGCCGCCGAAGACACCCGCGTCACAGCGAAGCTGCTGCGCGCCCTGGGCGTCGAGAACCGGCCGCGACTGATCGCGCTGCACGACCACAATGAGCGCGAGAAGTCCGCCGAACTCGTGGAGCTCGCGCGCACCACCGATCTCGTCGTGCTGAGCGACGCCGGCATGCCCACCGTCTCCGATCCCGGCTTTCACCTCGTGCAGGCCGCGGTGGCGGCGGGGGTGGATGTCACGATCATCCCCGGCCCGTCGGCCGTCGTGTCGGCGCTCGCCGTGTCGGGCCTTCCCACCGACCGTTTCACGTTCGAGGGCTTTCTGCCCCGCAAGCAGGGCGACCGGATGACCGTGCTCACCGATCTCGTGCGCGAGCGCCGCACCATGGTGTTCTTCGAGTCGCCGAACCGGCTCGCCGCGTCGCTGGCCGACATCGCCGCGGCCCTGGGCGATGACCGGCGGGTCGCCGTGTGCCGCGAACTCACGAAACTCTACGAAGAGGTCAAGCGCGGGGGAGCGGCCTCCCTCGTGCGGTGGGCCGAGGCGGGCGTGAAGGGCGAGATCGTGCTCGTCGTCGCCGGTGCGGAGCCGCTGGAGGTCACCCTCGCCACCGGCCTCGCCCAAGTGCTCGAACTCGTCGCCGACGGGTCGCGCCTGAAAGACGCCTCTGCCGCCATCGCCGAGGCCACGGGGCTCAGCCGCCGCGACCTCTACGAGGCGGCGCTGCAGTCCCGCGCTACTTCTGCCGCTCCCGCCCGCCCCACTCGGCCCGCCGCCCCCTGA
- a CDS encoding DUF3885 domain-containing protein, producing the protein MGEISQPADSKQYAETGAEWQELIRRHCCIIDELRDEFGGGNLMVLAQDYPRRDAAHGWTKRALPESWLWKTLEPDDEKDDRSFIRVSRTFAGSGGLTALIRLIANDEGAAGSCIVTDESVGWLYGPYPGGGDAIAPTASARDTLRDRHAEWLSARADGL; encoded by the coding sequence ATGGGTGAGATTTCACAGCCTGCCGATTCGAAGCAGTACGCCGAAACGGGAGCGGAATGGCAAGAGCTTATTCGGCGCCATTGCTGCATCATCGATGAGTTGCGCGACGAGTTCGGAGGCGGCAACTTGATGGTGCTTGCACAGGATTATCCCCGACGAGACGCCGCCCACGGCTGGACGAAGCGAGCCCTTCCCGAGTCGTGGTTGTGGAAAACCCTCGAGCCTGATGATGAAAAAGACGATCGGTCGTTCATCCGCGTCAGTCGGACGTTCGCCGGCTCGGGCGGTCTGACCGCCCTCATCCGATTGATCGCAAATGACGAGGGTGCGGCTGGTAGCTGCATCGTGACTGACGAGTCGGTCGGGTGGCTGTACGGTCCCTACCCCGGCGGAGGTGATGCGATCGCGCCGACGGCGTCAGCACGGGATACGCTGCGGGATCGCCACGCCGAGTGGCTCTCGGCCCGAGCTGACGGGTTGTGA
- the metG gene encoding methionine--tRNA ligase produces MSDGSSFYITTPIFYVNDVPHIGHAYTEVAADVLARWHRQAGDDTWFLTGTDEHGQKILRTATANGVTPKEWADRLVETAWQPLLKTINISNDDFIRTTDERHEVNVQLFLQRLFDAGYIYTGEYEGAYCVGCEEYKQPSDLIDGVGQYEGQQVCAIHSIPVELLQERNYFFRMSDFTQPLLDLYESNPDFVQPESVRNEIVSFVKQGLTDLSISRQTFDWGIKVPWDDSHVVYVWFDALLNYITAAGYGYDDERFAELWPATHIVGKDIARFHAVIWPAMLMAAGIEVPKQVFGHGWLLVGGEKMSKSKLTGIAPNQITDTFGSDAFRYYFMSAINFGQDGSFSWEDLSARYQAELANGFGNLASRVLALVNRYFDGEIPDPGISEGADERVRTTERRVADEADAAISRLAIHEALSVIWQLVDELNGYITAQEPWALAKKPEMLDRLQTVLFTAIRGLGTLAVLLSPVIPDAAAKLWTALGGVGAITDVPLRTAYHWETDGKVWPLEPLFPRIENIDGADGSAAAAASSTPKAPSGGRGGAGSGGAGSGGSSDGNGSGDTKRGPESRDAATKAPAVHVAPAS; encoded by the coding sequence ATGTCTGACGGCTCTTCGTTTTATATCACCACGCCCATTTTCTACGTGAATGACGTGCCCCACATCGGCCACGCCTACACCGAGGTGGCGGCCGATGTTCTCGCGCGCTGGCACCGTCAGGCCGGCGACGACACCTGGTTTCTCACGGGAACCGACGAGCACGGGCAGAAGATTCTGCGCACCGCAACCGCCAACGGCGTCACGCCGAAAGAGTGGGCCGACCGCCTCGTCGAGACGGCCTGGCAGCCGCTCTTGAAGACCATCAACATCTCGAACGACGACTTCATCAGAACGACAGATGAGCGGCACGAGGTCAACGTGCAGCTCTTCTTGCAGCGCCTGTTCGACGCCGGCTACATCTACACGGGCGAGTACGAGGGTGCCTACTGTGTGGGCTGTGAAGAGTACAAGCAGCCGAGCGACCTCATCGACGGCGTCGGGCAGTACGAGGGCCAGCAGGTCTGTGCCATCCATTCGATTCCCGTCGAACTGCTGCAAGAGCGCAACTACTTCTTTCGCATGAGCGACTTCACCCAGCCGCTGCTCGACCTCTACGAGTCGAACCCCGACTTCGTGCAACCCGAAAGCGTGCGCAACGAGATCGTCAGCTTCGTCAAGCAGGGTCTCACCGACCTCTCCATCAGCCGGCAGACCTTCGACTGGGGCATCAAGGTGCCGTGGGACGACTCGCATGTCGTCTACGTCTGGTTCGACGCGCTGCTGAACTACATCACCGCGGCCGGGTACGGCTACGACGACGAGCGCTTCGCCGAGCTCTGGCCGGCCACCCACATCGTCGGCAAAGACATCGCGCGCTTTCACGCCGTCATCTGGCCCGCCATGCTCATGGCTGCCGGCATCGAGGTGCCCAAGCAGGTGTTCGGCCACGGCTGGCTGCTGGTGGGCGGCGAGAAGATGTCCAAGTCGAAGCTCACCGGCATCGCGCCGAACCAGATCACCGACACGTTCGGTTCAGACGCTTTTCGGTACTACTTCATGAGCGCCATCAACTTCGGCCAAGACGGCTCGTTCAGCTGGGAAGACCTCTCTGCCCGCTACCAGGCCGAGCTGGCGAACGGGTTCGGCAATCTCGCGTCTCGGGTGCTTGCACTGGTGAATCGCTACTTCGACGGCGAGATTCCCGATCCGGGAATCTCTGAGGGCGCCGACGAGCGCGTTCGCACCACCGAGCGCCGCGTGGCCGATGAGGCCGATGCCGCCATCTCGCGCCTGGCCATTCACGAAGCCCTTTCGGTGATCTGGCAGCTGGTCGACGAGCTGAACGGCTACATCACCGCCCAAGAGCCGTGGGCCCTGGCCAAGAAGCCTGAAATGCTCGACCGCCTGCAGACGGTTCTATTCACGGCCATCCGTGGCCTGGGCACGCTCGCCGTGCTGCTGTCGCCGGTGATTCCGGATGCCGCTGCCAAACTCTGGACAGCACTCGGCGGCGTCGGCGCCATCACCGACGTGCCGCTGCGCACCGCGTACCACTGGGAGACCGACGGAAAGGTCTGGCCGCTCGAGCCCTTGTTCCCGCGCATCGAGAACATCGATGGCGCCGATGGCAGCGCGGCGGCAGCAGCGTCGAGCACGCCGAAGGCACCCTCGGGCGGCCGTGGTGGCGCCGGCAGCGGTGGCGCGGGCAGCGGCGGCAGCAGCGACGGCAACGGCAGCGGCGACACGAAGCGTGGCCCCGAGTCGCGCGATGCGGCCACCAAAGCTCCCGCAGTGCACGTTGCTCCCGCATCCTGA
- a CDS encoding TatD family hydrolase, translating into MSEGSPYIRQRDASPGRDLSYPPLPPALTVPVYDNHTHLEIADGDEPLSYREHLDRASSVGVRGVVQVGGDVETSRWSAEQALREPRMLAAVALHPNEAPVYDLAGGLDDALAVIAELATRPRVAAIGETGLDFFRTTGDEAIAAQYRSFEAHIEIAKENNLAMQIHDRDAHAEVIATLKRVGAPERTVFHCFSGDAELAEICAENGWYMSFAGNVTFKNAGNLREALEVAPRNLLLVETDAPFLTPVPNRGRPNAPYLIPYTLRAMADHLGTDASMLAAQISSNTELVYGSWNAEPVVLPDWND; encoded by the coding sequence ATGAGTGAAGGTTCGCCGTACATCCGCCAGCGCGACGCGTCGCCGGGCCGCGACCTCAGCTACCCGCCGCTTCCGCCCGCGCTGACGGTGCCCGTCTACGACAACCACACGCACTTAGAAATTGCCGATGGCGACGAACCACTGAGCTACCGCGAGCACCTCGACCGGGCATCCAGTGTCGGCGTACGCGGAGTCGTTCAGGTCGGCGGCGACGTCGAGACCTCACGGTGGTCGGCCGAACAAGCGCTGCGCGAGCCGCGGATGCTCGCCGCCGTCGCCCTGCACCCCAACGAGGCTCCCGTCTACGACCTGGCGGGCGGCCTCGACGACGCCCTGGCCGTGATCGCCGAGCTCGCCACCCGGCCGCGCGTCGCCGCCATCGGCGAGACCGGGCTCGACTTCTTTCGAACGACGGGCGACGAGGCCATCGCGGCCCAGTACCGGTCGTTCGAGGCGCACATCGAGATCGCCAAAGAGAACAATCTCGCCATGCAGATTCACGACCGTGATGCACATGCCGAGGTCATCGCCACCCTGAAACGAGTTGGCGCGCCCGAGCGCACGGTCTTCCACTGCTTCTCCGGCGACGCCGAGCTGGCTGAGATCTGCGCCGAGAACGGCTGGTACATGTCGTTCGCCGGCAACGTGACGTTCAAGAACGCCGGCAACCTGCGCGAGGCGCTCGAGGTCGCTCCGCGCAATCTGCTGCTGGTCGAGACGGATGCGCCGTTTCTCACCCCTGTGCCGAACCGCGGCCGGCCGAATGCGCCGTACCTGATTCCGTACACCTTGCGCGCGATGGCCGACCACCTCGGAACCGACGCTTCGATGCTCGCGGCGCAGATCTCGTCGAACACCGAGCTCGTCTACGGCTCGTGGAATGCCGAGCCCGTCGTCTTGCCCGACTGGAACGACTGA
- the rsmA gene encoding 16S rRNA (adenine(1518)-N(6)/adenine(1519)-N(6))-dimethyltransferase RsmA, which translates to MLGPAEVRDLAELLNLTPTKKLGQNFVIDGNSVRRIVRIAGVQPGETVVEIGPGLGSLTLGLLEMGAEVIAVEIDKRLAEQLPLTVNMLQPDARLTVIRDDALRVFSLPGAPTRLVANLPYNISVPVLLHFLEHFWGILSGVVMVQAEVGHRIAAPPGSKVYGSPSVKAAWYGTWRTAGSVSRQVFWPVPNVDSVLVAFERSNTSLASEELRIATFALVDAAFQQRRKMLRQSLSSVFGDSKTAAEIIQAAGVDPTSRGEQLTVHDFLAIAEEALRED; encoded by the coding sequence TTGCTCGGCCCCGCCGAGGTGCGCGACCTCGCCGAATTGCTGAACCTCACCCCCACCAAAAAGCTCGGCCAGAACTTCGTCATCGACGGCAACTCGGTGCGCCGCATCGTGCGCATCGCGGGTGTGCAGCCCGGCGAGACCGTGGTCGAGATCGGCCCGGGCCTCGGCTCGCTCACCCTCGGCCTGCTCGAGATGGGCGCCGAAGTCATCGCCGTCGAGATCGACAAGCGCCTCGCCGAACAGCTCCCGCTCACGGTGAACATGCTGCAACCGGATGCCCGGCTCACCGTCATCCGCGACGACGCCTTGCGCGTCTTCTCTCTTCCCGGCGCACCCACCCGCCTGGTGGCGAACCTGCCGTACAACATCTCCGTACCCGTGCTGCTGCACTTTCTCGAGCACTTCTGGGGAATTCTCTCGGGCGTCGTGATGGTGCAAGCCGAAGTCGGTCACCGCATCGCCGCGCCGCCCGGGTCGAAGGTCTACGGCAGTCCGAGCGTCAAGGCCGCCTGGTACGGAACCTGGCGAACGGCAGGCTCGGTAAGCCGCCAGGTGTTCTGGCCGGTTCCGAACGTCGACTCGGTGCTCGTGGCGTTCGAGCGTTCGAACACGAGTCTGGCCAGCGAAGAGCTGCGCATCGCGACGTTCGCCCTGGTCGACGCGGCGTTTCAGCAGCGCCGCAAGATGCTGCGCCAGTCCCTGTCGAGCGTGTTCGGCGATTCGAAGACCGCGGCGGAGATCATCCAGGCCGCGGGCGTCGACCCGACGTCACGCGGCGAGCAGTTGACGGTGCACGACTTTCTGGCCATCGCCGAGGAGGCGCTGCGCGAAGACTGA
- a CDS encoding 4-(cytidine 5'-diphospho)-2-C-methyl-D-erythritol kinase, which translates to MTVNTGLRTVHVRAPGKINVFLKVGAVMDDGYHDVATAYQAVSLYEDVRAYQADDFSVSFSGPIDTSELVTDGSNLAIRAARMAAHKAGYRGGVHLEIVKNVPIAGGMGGGSADAAATLLACDTLWGTELGREELLLLAARLGADVPFAFTGGTAIGTGRGDQLSPALAKGTFQWVLALADFGSSTPEVYRELDRHRDRHAQDIFPAQMQPSVDADVLQALRAGDPHMLAESLYNDLQAPALHLAPSLAKVLELGEANGALAGIVSGSGPTVAFLAADLDGALELQIALSAARYTVVRATGPVHGARVISD; encoded by the coding sequence ATGACAGTGAACACGGGTCTCCGAACGGTTCATGTCAGGGCCCCGGGCAAGATCAACGTCTTCTTGAAGGTCGGGGCCGTCATGGACGACGGTTACCACGACGTCGCCACCGCCTACCAGGCCGTCTCGCTGTACGAAGATGTGCGCGCCTACCAGGCCGACGACTTCTCGGTGTCGTTCAGCGGGCCCATCGACACGAGCGAACTGGTGACCGACGGGTCGAACCTCGCCATTCGCGCGGCACGCATGGCCGCGCACAAGGCGGGCTATCGCGGGGGAGTGCACCTCGAAATCGTCAAGAACGTGCCCATCGCCGGCGGCATGGGCGGCGGGTCGGCGGATGCCGCGGCCACCCTCCTGGCCTGCGACACCCTCTGGGGCACCGAGCTCGGCCGTGAAGAGCTGCTGCTGCTCGCTGCCCGCCTGGGAGCCGACGTTCCGTTCGCCTTCACGGGCGGAACGGCCATCGGCACCGGCCGCGGCGACCAGCTGAGCCCCGCGCTGGCCAAGGGAACCTTCCAGTGGGTGCTCGCCCTCGCCGACTTCGGCTCGAGCACACCCGAGGTCTACCGCGAACTCGACCGGCACCGTGACCGGCACGCGCAAGACATCTTTCCGGCGCAGATGCAGCCGTCGGTCGATGCGGATGTTCTGCAGGCCCTTCGCGCCGGCGACCCCCACATGCTGGCGGAGTCGCTCTACAACGACCTGCAGGCCCCGGCGCTGCACCTCGCGCCCTCGCTCGCGAAGGTGCTCGAACTCGGCGAGGCGAACGGTGCGCTCGCGGGAATCGTCTCGGGCTCCGGACCGACGGTCGCGTTCCTCGCGGCCGACCTCGACGGCGCCCTCGAGCTGCAGATCGCCCTCTCGGCCGCGCGCTACACCGTCGTGCGGGCCACCGGCCCCGTACACGGCGCCCGCGTCATCTCCGACTGA
- a CDS encoding adenine phosphoribosyltransferase, which yields MTTTSIGELISARMTTTPDFPEPGILFRDLTAVMAHGPSLSAVTDALLEAIPNDVDAVVGVEARGFLFASAAALRRGIGVFPIRKAGKLPGAVLAETYDLEYGTATIELQPDALAPGSRVYVLDDVLATGGTMAAAIRLLERAGYIVTGLGVAIELTALDGRAAVPGYPVNALLPID from the coding sequence GTGACGACTACGAGCATCGGCGAGCTGATCAGCGCCCGAATGACCACCACGCCCGATTTTCCTGAACCGGGCATCCTGTTTCGCGACTTGACGGCGGTGATGGCCCATGGGCCGTCGCTGTCGGCGGTGACGGATGCTCTGCTCGAGGCTATTCCGAACGATGTCGATGCCGTGGTCGGCGTCGAGGCCCGAGGGTTTCTGTTCGCCTCGGCGGCGGCACTTCGCCGGGGTATCGGCGTGTTTCCCATTCGCAAGGCCGGAAAACTTCCGGGTGCCGTGCTCGCGGAGACGTACGACCTCGAATACGGCACCGCCACCATCGAACTGCAGCCCGACGCGCTGGCGCCCGGCTCGCGGGTCTACGTGCTCGACGATGTACTCGCCACCGGCGGAACGATGGCGGCGGCCATCCGTCTGCTCGAGCGCGCGGGTTACATCGTGACGGGGCTCGGCGTCGCCATCGAGCTCACCGCCCTCGACGGCCGCGCCGCCGTGCCCGGCTACCCCGTCAACGCCCTGCTCCCCATCGACTGA